GGATCGTCGGGGACAGTGCGCAGATGAAGAAGATCTTCAAGATGATCGAGAAGATCGCTCCCTCCAACACCACCGTCCTCATCACGGGCGAGACAGGGACGGGAAAGGAGCTCATCGCAGAAGCCATTCACAAGAACAGCACCAGAAAAGAGGGTCCCTTCGTCAAGACGAACTGCGCCGCCCTTCACGAGAACCTTCTCGAAAGCGAGCTCTTCGGTCACGAGAGAGGGGCTTTCACCGGGGCCGACAGGCAGAGGATCGGCCGCTTTGAGCTTGCCAGCGGGGGAACGCTCTTCCTGGACGAGATTGCCAATATGAGCGCGAGCACGCAGGCGAAAGTCCTGCGAGTCATGCAGGAAATGGAGTTCGAGCGACTCGGAGGAACGAGGACGATCAAGGTGGATATACGCATGATCGCAGCCACGAACAGAAACTTGGAGGAGGCGATCGAGAAGAAAGAGTTCCGGGAAGACCTTTACTACCGCCTCAATGTTGTCAACATCACTGTTCCCCCGTTGAGGGAAAGGAAAGACGACATCGTCCCCCTGGTAAACCATTTCATCAACATCTTTTCGAGAGAACTGAAGAAGGATATCCGCGGAATCTCTCCGGCCGCGTTGAACATCCTCCAGAGACATACTTGGCCCGGCAACATAAGGGAACTGGAAAATACCATCGAGCGGGCCATCCTGATGGCCGAAGGAAAACTCCTCGAGACGTCCGACCTTGCCATCGCTGCAGCCTGGGAGGCAAAAGAGCAGGCAGAGTTCAAAGAGTTGAGGCTTCCTCCCACAGGGATCAAACTGGATGATCTTGAGAAGCAGGCCATTCTCGAGGCACTGCGGATGAACGACTGGGTGCAGAAGAATGCTGCTTCCTTCCTTGGTCTTTCCAGCAGGGTCATGAATTACAAGGTCCAGAAATACAACATCAAGAATCCTCGCTGGAATAAGAACAAACCTGAATAAGGACTTTTCGAAATCGTACTCATTCAACATCTAGCCGGAATGAGAGAGGGATAATGTCTGAACTCAAGATTTCTGAAGCTCTGGAGAGAAGGCTCTATCCGGGAGCGTTCCATCCCGAGCTCGAAGATTCTTTTGTAGCCGAGGTGCAAGGCATCAGGAATAAAAACCCGCTCTCACCCATAATCGTTCTCGTCGGTTCCAATCTGCTTGGACTTTATCTGCGAAGGCTCCTTGCGAGAAGATCTGGCTCCATCTTCAATATCAGGTTCCTGACATTTCTAGATCTGGCGAGAGCTCTCGTTTCGGATAGGATTTTCCCGGAAGGGAGAAGAGAGCTTCCTCCCCTGGCGGATAAATTGATAATCGAGGAGCTTCTGAAAAAACTTCTGATGAGGAAAGGGAGAAAGCTTGAGTACTTCTCGGAGATTGCCGCCTATGACGGATTCCGAGATGCTATCCTTGCAACGATCGAGGATCTGAAGGAGGCGGGCATCAACCATGATGATTTCAAGAAGATCGCAGGAAAGATTGGAAAAGATGGAGGAATAGTCCGGAAAAAGCTGAGTGAACTCTCCACCATATACAGCTTATATTCCAAGGTTCTCGAAGAGAAAACTGTCTGGGATAGGGCGGATCTGATAGTCGAGGCGATCGCCGCATCAAAGTACCTTGGCGCTCCTGTAAAGAGATGCTTCGGAAACGCATCGCAGCAGGATGCCTTCTTCCTGCTGTATGGATTCTACGACTTCAATTTCATCCAGATGAGGTTCCTCGAGGAGTGCATCAGAGGAGTCCCATGCATCGCCTTTTTCCCTCATGGAGAAAGCCCTGCCCATCATTTTTCTCGGAAGACACTGTCATGGTTCCAGAAAATGGGATTCCGCTTCCAGGAACTCCATAGTTCAGCCGGGCATGAAAACCAGGGAAGAAAAGACGACTCGTTTCAGATCGTGTCAGCGCCCGGGGAGAACAGGGAGATCCGCGAAGTTCTGAGAAGGATCATGTCTCTCATCGCGGATGGAGTCAGGTTCGATGAGATCGGGATCCTTCTAAGGAATAGGGAAGACTATGCTTCCCTCCTAGGCGAGATCTTCGATGAGAATGAAATCCCATACTTTTTCTCCATGTCTTGCCCTCTCTCCCGGACGAGAACGGGGAAGTCTCTGCTCCTCTTCCTCGAGCTTCCTGGAAAGGACTATTACAGGCGCGACGTAATGCACTTTCTGACATTTGCCGATCTGGACTTTTCAGGAATCTTCGATGATTCCTTCACTCCCTCGGTCTCGGAGTGGGAGGCCATCTCCATGAAGGCCGGAATCGTCCACGGAAGAGAGGAATGGGTGGAAAGGTTAAAATACTTTATCGATGGGATGAAAAAGATCCCATCTGTGGATGAGGATGGCGAGGTGCCGAGACCAGATGATGCAAGGGGGGGAAATGCTGAATATTTCCTGATTTTTCTGGAAAGATTCTTTTCGGCGATCGATTCCATCCCTGTGCGAGGAAAGTGGAGCGAGATATCGGGGCATCTCCTTTCATCATTTCGACAGTTAGTGAAACACGATGAAAACCTGGAGCTCATAGAAGCTGCCGTCAGGGAATTGAACTTACTTGAAACGTTCCAGGAGACTACGACAATCTCACAGTATCAGAGATTCTTGAGCAAGAAATTGGAATCCTCTTTCATCCGGAAAGGAAAGTTTCAATCTGGCGCCCTGACCATTTCTGATCTTGCAACGGCGAGGGGAATCACCTTTCGGATCGTCCTGGTGCCTGGCCTCGTGGAAAAAAAGTTCCCGGCGTTCATCAGGCAGGATCCCATCCTTCTGGATAAGGAGAGGAGTGAGATCAACAACCTACTTCCGGAAAAGAGGCTCTCGTTGAAGATGGAAAGGCTGGAAGAGGAGAAGCTCCTCTTCGATCTCCTGATCTCCTCCGCTTCGGAGAAACTCGTTCTCTTCTATCCTAGGATGGACCCGGACACAGCTTCAGAAAGAGTTCCTTCCTTTTTCCTCCTCAAGGCAGCCGAAGCCATCACCGGCAGGAAGGTCGACTATGAAAGCATTGAAAGGCTTCCCTTCTTCATGCGATGCCCCCTCTCTCAACTCTTTCCAGACCGCGAGGAAGATCTGATCAACGAGCTGGAATGCCATCTGAGATTGATGACAGATGCAATGGATGGTAAGAAAAACGACGATGTCTATTTTCTTTCCAGGGTTTCACCTTCCTTCCGGAACGTCTTAATGGCGGAAAGGGCCAGATGGGGGATCGAAACATTCACGTCATACGATGGCGTTCTATCTGGAGATGAAGCACGCTCAATTCTGGCATCGAAGTATCGCATTTTTAATAACACAGTCTCTGCTTCATCACTGGAGATGTACGCCGCCTGTCCGTTCCGCTACTTCTGCAACAAGATTTTGAATCTGGAGCTTCTGGCTGAACCGGAAGAGATAACGACCATCTCTCCCCTGGACAGGGGGAGCCTCATTCATGGAATCCTCTTCGAACTCTTTGGTGCGCTGAAGAGAGAAGGGATGATCCCGCTGAAGAGCGAATCGCTCCCGGTCGTTTCGCGTCTCCTCCATGAGATCTCCCGGGATCATTTCGAGGAAATGGAGAAAAGGGGAGTCACGGGGTTTGAGATGATGTGGAGGATGGAAAAGGAGAAAATCCTTGAAGATCTCCGTACTGTGATCAGGATGGAGATCGAGGAGCAGGAAGATCATCTTCCCTCACATTTTGAAGTAAGGTTTGGGATGCCCGGCAGCGATGAAAGGGAAGATCCTATCTCGATGCACGACCCCGTTCCTTTCGAGATCGATGAGGGAAGGAAAGTCTTATTCAAAGGGAGGATCGACAGGATCGATCTTTCGAAGGATGGAAGACGAGGCAAAGTGATCGATTACAAGAGCGGGGGAGTCTATCACAAGAGCAACAAATTCATGAAGGGACAGGCACTTCAATTGCCAATCTATATCCTTGCTGCGGAAGAGATCATGCGAAGAATCGGAAAAGCGACGGAAGTCCTGAAGGCAGAGTACTTCTACGTGACCCGAAAAGGAGAGTTCGAAAGGAAGCTATTCGATAAAGGAGAATGGTCAGAAAAGATGGATTCATTGAAGTTCATAATCCAGGCCATTGCAGAGAGCATCGAAAAGGGGATCTTCTTCCAGACTTATGATGGTAATGCTTGCCGGCTTTGTGATTTTACGCTTCTCTGCGGAACCGCCAGGGAGATTCGTTTCAACAGGAAGGCGGGAGATCCAATTGTCAACAACTATATTCTCCTGCGGAGTATCGAATGAAAGAGTGGCAGAGCAGAAAGAAGGACGTTGCCGATTCTGAAGCAAGGGAGAGGGCAACAAAGGATATGGATCATTCTTACCACATCGAGGCCGGCGCCGGGACTGGAAAGACGACGATCCTTCTTGAAAGAGTTCAGAACATCCTTCTTCAGGAGAAGGCTCGCCTGAGCGAGATCGTCGTCATCACTTTCACGGAGAAGGCTGCTGCAGAACTGAAGATCCGGCTGAGGAACGATCTGGAGAGATTATACCGGGATCCCGACGAGAAAAAAAGCAGGCTCGTCCAGCACGCTCTCGAGGATTATGAAAAAAGTAACATTTCAACGATCCATTCCTTCGCTGCTTCCATGCTGAGGGAGAGACCGGTGGAAGCCGGAGTCGATCCCGGCTTCGAGGTAGCTGATGAGATCACATCGTCTCTCCTCTTCGATGAGATCTGGGATGAGTGGCTCGAAGCGGAGATGAAAAAAGCCCCTGGGAGAGGATGCGGTAAAGAAACGGAAAAGTTCCCGGTCGCGCTATGGCGGGCTCTGAGTTTCGACGTGACTCTCAAGCAGGTCAAGGAGATCGCAGAATGGATCATCATCAACAGGGACATCTACTCGGGAAGGCCTGAGAAAGCCAGAGCCTCAGCGGAGGATCTGCTGAAGGGATGGAGACCTTATCTCGATGAGATGAAGGTTCTTGCGGATAGGAGTTGTACTAACAGAAACGACAGGGGATACGGGCAGATCATCGATCTCTGCAGGAATCTGGAGCAGCTCTCCGGAACAGATGATGACGGTGCAAAGCGCGGCATATGCTCCATCAAGATCGATAAACGCAGCGGAAGTGCGGGTAACTGGAATCCTCCGGAGGCACTCGGTAAGGTCAAACAAATCTTCTCCGGGATGGTGAAACAGCTCAAGACTTTCCGGCAGGAAGTGGCGCAGGATGTCTGCGCGGAACTGGCAGATTGGATGGACGGATTCATCAGGTACTATGATGAGGGAAAGAAGAAGAGAGGATACCTCGACTTTGAAGATCTTCTTATCAGAGCCAGGGATATGCTGAAACACGACCCGGCAGTGAGGAGATATTTTCAAGAAAAGTTCCGATATATCCTAGTCGATGAATTTCAGGATACCGACCCACTCCAGGCTGAAATAATCTTCTTTCTCTGCGAGGAAGGTTTGTCGGCAATGAAATGGGAAGATGTAAAAGTGAAGCGGGGAAAACTCTTCCTCGTCGGGGATCCCAAGCAGTCCATCTATCGTTTTCGGAGGGCTGACATCGAGATCTATTCGCTGGCCAAGAGACTCCTCCTGGATGACGGGAGAGAGGAGAAGATCGTCGTCAACTTCAGGGCAGTTCCCTCGATCATCCACTGGGTTAACGCGACCTTTGAGGATCTGATACAGAAGGACGAGTCGCACGATTATCAGGCTGAATACATCCCCATACAGCCACACAGAACCCAGGATGGCATAGAGAGCCGTGTCATCCTGCTCTATCCCTCGCAGGAGGACGGGAAAGAAATGGTTGGGATGGGGATTGAAGGGGTACGTGCCATCGAGAGCAGATACATAGCCTCGCTGATCAAACATGCAGTCGAGGAGGCGGAGTGGAAGGTAAGATTTTCCGATTTTGCCATCCTCTTCCGGAAGACTACCGGGATCGATACGTACGAGCAGGCCCTCCGCGCCTTCGACGTTCCCTATCGTGTCGTAGGAGGGAAACATTTCTTCATGAAGCAGGAGATCATGGGCCTCCTCGCCGTAATGAAAGCCATCGACAATCCTGCCGACGAAACCTCCATCGTCTCCTCACTCCGCTCCGAATTCTTCGGGCATTCGGATGAAGAGATCTTTCTCTTCAGAGAGTCGGGCGGAGAATTCAATTACACCATGCAAGCAAAGCTGGGGTCGGATGAGAAATCGGGGATCCATGAGTCTCTCGAACTTCTGCGTGATCTTCATGAGATGAAGAACAGTCGGGAAATCTCGAGATCTTTGATGACCCTCTTCCAG
This genomic interval from Acidobacteriota bacterium contains the following:
- a CDS encoding UvrD-helicase domain-containing protein, which translates into the protein MKEWQSRKKDVADSEARERATKDMDHSYHIEAGAGTGKTTILLERVQNILLQEKARLSEIVVITFTEKAAAELKIRLRNDLERLYRDPDEKKSRLVQHALEDYEKSNISTIHSFAASMLRERPVEAGVDPGFEVADEITSSLLFDEIWDEWLEAEMKKAPGRGCGKETEKFPVALWRALSFDVTLKQVKEIAEWIIINRDIYSGRPEKARASAEDLLKGWRPYLDEMKVLADRSCTNRNDRGYGQIIDLCRNLEQLSGTDDDGAKRGICSIKIDKRSGSAGNWNPPEALGKVKQIFSGMVKQLKTFRQEVAQDVCAELADWMDGFIRYYDEGKKKRGYLDFEDLLIRARDMLKHDPAVRRYFQEKFRYILVDEFQDTDPLQAEIIFFLCEEGLSAMKWEDVKVKRGKLFLVGDPKQSIYRFRRADIEIYSLAKRLLLDDGREEKIVVNFRAVPSIIHWVNATFEDLIQKDESHDYQAEYIPIQPHRTQDGIESRVILLYPSQEDGKEMVGMGIEGVRAIESRYIASLIKHAVEEAEWKVRFSDFAILFRKTTGIDTYEQALRAFDVPYRVVGGKHFFMKQEIMGLLAVMKAIDNPADETSIVSSLRSEFFGHSDEEIFLFRESGGEFNYTMQAKLGSDEKSGIHESLELLRDLHEMKNSREISRSLMTLFQKTKALELFYLKPQGEQRVANLLKVVSMARRHENIDLSSFKNFAAWLENMLVEEREAEESPVAEDDDDAVRLMTVHKAKGLEFPVVILASLESGTRKNDRFIVDRRKRRFEFKLGSLEPESFLAFRAEEELREEAEERRIFYVAATRARDKLILPIFPGKWNQGFMRYLAERIPKSKSEISGDVETNEKVSFFDESVLKKEMAGSKPFRIGFRQESLVKDFSSILEKRKRLLQRISGLKKSATGGMRLVSATSIREEVMHDSEAGSVKRSGRGIEIGRLVHSILSQIELRASGETGRDKRADKKMLEALYPGMADEIFFFLEKALETRTMKEAAASRNVMREVPFSICIGSVILEGSIDLLFERDGKFIAADYKTDMVSSIGDIAKRMEEYGMQACIYAYALSRIEKIKLKEIRFLFLHAAHEEEIIVTPDIIERGRSLVMNENLSFSFET
- a CDS encoding PD-(D/E)XK nuclease family protein translates to MSELKISEALERRLYPGAFHPELEDSFVAEVQGIRNKNPLSPIIVLVGSNLLGLYLRRLLARRSGSIFNIRFLTFLDLARALVSDRIFPEGRRELPPLADKLIIEELLKKLLMRKGRKLEYFSEIAAYDGFRDAILATIEDLKEAGINHDDFKKIAGKIGKDGGIVRKKLSELSTIYSLYSKVLEEKTVWDRADLIVEAIAASKYLGAPVKRCFGNASQQDAFFLLYGFYDFNFIQMRFLEECIRGVPCIAFFPHGESPAHHFSRKTLSWFQKMGFRFQELHSSAGHENQGRKDDSFQIVSAPGENREIREVLRRIMSLIADGVRFDEIGILLRNREDYASLLGEIFDENEIPYFFSMSCPLSRTRTGKSLLLFLELPGKDYYRRDVMHFLTFADLDFSGIFDDSFTPSVSEWEAISMKAGIVHGREEWVERLKYFIDGMKKIPSVDEDGEVPRPDDARGGNAEYFLIFLERFFSAIDSIPVRGKWSEISGHLLSSFRQLVKHDENLELIEAAVRELNLLETFQETTTISQYQRFLSKKLESSFIRKGKFQSGALTISDLATARGITFRIVLVPGLVEKKFPAFIRQDPILLDKERSEINNLLPEKRLSLKMERLEEEKLLFDLLISSASEKLVLFYPRMDPDTASERVPSFFLLKAAEAITGRKVDYESIERLPFFMRCPLSQLFPDREEDLINELECHLRLMTDAMDGKKNDDVYFLSRVSPSFRNVLMAERARWGIETFTSYDGVLSGDEARSILASKYRIFNNTVSASSLEMYAACPFRYFCNKILNLELLAEPEEITTISPLDRGSLIHGILFELFGALKREGMIPLKSESLPVVSRLLHEISRDHFEEMEKRGVTGFEMMWRMEKEKILEDLRTVIRMEIEEQEDHLPSHFEVRFGMPGSDEREDPISMHDPVPFEIDEGRKVLFKGRIDRIDLSKDGRRGKVIDYKSGGVYHKSNKFMKGQALQLPIYILAAEEIMRRIGKATEVLKAEYFYVTRKGEFERKLFDKGEWSEKMDSLKFIIQAIAESIEKGIFFQTYDGNACRLCDFTLLCGTAREIRFNRKAGDPIVNNYILLRSIE
- a CDS encoding sigma-54 dependent transcriptional regulator, whose translation is MKKILIAEDEKNLREGIARALMQAGWDVVEAENGNEAIKRIEEQVFDVVLTDYKMPAKNGLEILHHSKMINESTAVIVMTAFGTVENAVEAMKKGAFDYIQKPFNIDEIELRVDRAIQQKKILDRVNFFDRQRSSVGFSGIVGDSAQMKKIFKMIEKIAPSNTTVLITGETGTGKELIAEAIHKNSTRKEGPFVKTNCAALHENLLESELFGHERGAFTGADRQRIGRFELASGGTLFLDEIANMSASTQAKVLRVMQEMEFERLGGTRTIKVDIRMIAATNRNLEEAIEKKEFREDLYYRLNVVNITVPPLRERKDDIVPLVNHFINIFSRELKKDIRGISPAALNILQRHTWPGNIRELENTIERAILMAEGKLLETSDLAIAAAWEAKEQAEFKELRLPPTGIKLDDLEKQAILEALRMNDWVQKNAASFLGLSSRVMNYKVQKYNIKNPRWNKNKPE